The Agromyces mariniharenae sequence TGCGCAGCATCGCGGTTCCCGGCGTCGCCCGCGGTGGCGTAGAGGAACCCGTCGGGCCCGAAGGCGATCCGCCCGCCGTCGTGGTTGCCCGCCTTCGGGATGCCCGTGAGCACGTCCTCGGGGGCGCCGAGGCCGAGCGACCCGGGCGCGCCGGTGAGGGGCATCCGCACGATGCGGTTGTCGGATGCCGCGGTGAAGTACGCGTAGACGTAGGCGGGGCCGTCGTCATCGCCGTCCGTCGGGCGGAGCGCGAGGCCCATCAGGCCGCCCTCGCCGCCGGGGACGACGCCCGGCACGGTCGCCGCGACCCGCAGCGACCCGTCGCCGAGCACTTCGACGATGTTCGCCGTGTCGCGCTCGCTCACGAGCACGCCGCCGCCGGGCAGCCGGAGGATCGACCACGGCGCCTGCAGCCCCTGCGCGACGACCTCGACGCCGCCGCTCGGCAGCAGCACGGGCGGCGGGCCCGACGGGGTCGGAGGCTCCGAGGCGGTCGGCGACGCGGGCGTGCCGGGCGGCGTCGACGGCAGCGGGCTGCGCTCGGGCGCGCCGACGCACGCGACGAGCACGGCGACCGCGACGAGGGCGACGGATGCCGCGGCCGCGGCGCTCCGGGCACCGGATCGACGCCCTCGGCGTCGCGTACGTACCGCGTTCGGCATGCGACCTCCCCATCCCAGTGTGCGCGCTGCTTCGGCAGAATGGGAGCATGACGCCTGGGATCGACCTCAACAGCGACCTCGGCGAGTCCTTCGGGGCGTGGCGGGTCGGCGACGACGAGGCGATGTTCGCGATCGTCTCGAGCGCCAACGTCGCGTGCGGCTACCACGCCGGCGACGCCCTGACGATGGCCGAGAGCGCCGGCCGCGCGGTGCGCCACGGCGTCGCCCTCGGCGCCCACCCCGGCTACCGCGACCTCGTCGGCTTCGGGCGCCGCGCGCTCGACACGAGCCCGGCCGAGATCGCCGCCGAGCTCCTCGTGCAGCTCGGCGCGCTCGACGGCGTCGCCCGCGGCGCGGGCACGCGCGTGCGTTACGTCAAGGCGCACGGCGCGCTCTACCACCGGCTGTCCGCCGACGAGCGCGCCGCCCACGCGTTCGCGGAGGCCGTCGCCCGCTACGACCCGACCCTCCCCGTGCTCGGTCCGCCCTACAGCCGGCTCGAACGGGCAGCCGATGCCGCGGGCCTGCGCTTCGCCCGCGAGGCCTTCGTCGACCGCGGCTACGTCGCCGACGGCTCGCTCGTGCCGCGCGGCGAGCCGGGCGCCGTCGTCGACGACCCCGCGGCTGCTGCCGACCGCGCGCTGGAGCTCGCCGAGACGGGCGGCCTCACCGCCGACGACGGCAGCCGCGTCGAGCTGTCTCCCGACTCGCTGTGCCTGCACGGGGACACCCCGGGCGCCGTGGCCATGGCCCGCGCCGTGCGCGACGCGCTCCAGGGTGCGGGTGTCGAGATCCGGTCGTTCGCATGAGCCGCCGACTGCTCCCGAGCGGCGACGCGGCCCTGCTCGTCGAGTGCGACTCGCTCGAGGAGGTGCTCGCGCTGCACGACGCGCTCGCCGCCGACCCGCGCCTGGGCGTGGTCGAGCTCGTGCCGGCCGCCCGCACGATCCTCGTCGCGGTCGACCCCACGCGACTGCCGCTCGAGTCCGCGGCGACGTGGGTGCGTCGCATCCCGGCCGAGGCGGGCTCGCGGGTCGCCGGCGCCGCGGCCGACCCGGTCGTCATCCCGGTGACCTACGACGGCGAGGACCTCTCCGTCACGGCGACGCTCCTGGCCGTCTCGCCCGAGGCGCTCGTCGCGGCGCACACCGCGGCCGAGTGGCGCGTCGCGTTCGTCGGCTTCGCACCGGGCTTCGGCTACCTCGTGAGCGACGACTGGCCGTTCGAGGTCCCCCGGCTCGATGCCCCGCGTCCGCGCGTGCCCGCCGGCTCGGTCGCCGTCGCCGGTGCGTTCGGCGGCGTGTACCCGCGGCAGAGCCCGGGCGGCTGGCGGCTCATCGGGCGCACCGACGCGACCCTGTGGGACCCCGAGGCGGACGAGCCCGCGCTGCTGGCTCCGGGCCGTCGCGTGCGCTTCGAGGCGATCGGCTCGGCATGACCGGCCTGCGCGTCGAGCACCCGGGCGCCTCGGCGCTCGTGGAGGACCTCGGCCGCCCGGGCCTCGCGCACCTCGGCGTCCCGGCTTCGGGTGCGCTCGACCGCGGCGCGCTGACGCTCGGGAACCGGCTCGTCGGCAACCCCGACGGCGCGGCCGCGCTCGAGGTGCTCGTCGGCGGCCTCCGTGCCCGGTTCGAGGGCGAGGCGTGGTTCGCGGTCACGGGCGCGTGGGGCCCGGTCACGCTCGACGGGCGGCCGGTCGCGCCGTACGCGGCGGCTCGGGCGCGCGACGGCGCGGTGCTCGAGCTCGGCACGGCGGCGCGCGGCATCCGCTACGTGCTCGCGGTGCGCGGCGGCCTCGACGTGCCGCCCGTGCTCGGATCCCGATCGCGCGACACGCTCGCCGCGATCGGCCCCGAACCCGTGGTTGCGGGACAGGTGCTGGCGATCGGGCCGGAGCCCGCGGCATCCGTGCCCGTGATCGACCAGGACGTCGCGTTCCCGCCGCCGCAGGACGCGGTGCGGCTGTCGCTCCTGCCGGGCCCGCGCGCCGACTGGTTCACGGATGCCGCGCGCGCCGCCCTGTTCGAACGGCCCTGGCGCGTCTCGGAGCAGGCCGACCGCATCGGCGTCCGGCTCGTGGGGCCGGCGCTCGAGCGACAGCGCCCGGGGGAGCTCGCGAGCGAGGCGACCGTGCCGGGCTCGATGCAGGTCGCGGGCGACGGGCAACCGACGATCCTGCTCGCGGACCGGCCGGTCACGGGCGGCTATCCCGTCATCGCGATCCTCGATCCGGGCTCGCTGGATGCGATGGCGCAGGTGCGTCCGGGGCAGGAGGTGCGGTTCCGGCACGCGCACCGGAGCTGAGCACCATCTCGGAAACAACGCTTCACAAGCGTCGGTGAGTATGGAAGTATCTTCCAAACCGACCTGCTTGGAGGATCGATGACGCACTCCCAGTCCACGCCCGCCGACCAACCCGCCGCAGCGCTCGGCCGCCGCGGCTTCCTCACGCTCGCGGTCGCGGGCGTCGCGGCATCCGCCTTCACCGTCACGATCGGCGGCCTCGCGCCGGCGCCGGCGCACGCGAATGCCTTCGGAGCGACGGCCGGCGCGACCGCGGCCGCCGTGGCCCCGCGCAAACGCGAGCTGCGCGCGATGTGGATCTCGTCGGTCGTGAACATCGACTGGCCGAGCCGCACGGGCCTCAGCGCCGACGCGCAGCGCGCCGAGTTCCTGCACTGGCTCGACGTGGCCGAGCAGTTCCGGCTCAATGCGGTCTTCGTGCAGGTGCGGCCCACCGCCGACGCCTTCTGGCCGAGCCCGCTCGAGCCGTGGTCGCAGTACCTCACGGGCGTGCAGGGACAGGACCCGGGCTACGACCCGCTCGCGTTCATCGTCGAGGAGGCGCACGCCCGCAACCTCGAGCTGCACGCCTGGTACAACCCCTACCGCGTGTCGATGCAGGCCGATCCGGCCCAGCTCGTGCCCGAGCACCCCGCGCGCGTGCACCCCGAGTGGGTCTGGGCCTACGGCGGCAAGCTCTACTTCGACCCGGGCCTGCCCGAGGTGCAGGAGCATATCCAGCAGGCGATCCTGCACTCGGTCGAGCACTACGACCTCGACGGCGTGCACTTCGACGACTACTTCTACCCGTACCCGGTGGCCGGCCAGGTGATCCCGGATGCCGCGACCTACGCCGCGCACGGCGCCGGCTTCGCCGACGTCGCCGACTGGCGCCGCCACAACGTCGACACGTTCGTGCGGTCGATCTCCGAGCGCATCAAGGCGCTGAAGCCGTGGGTGAAGTTCGGGATCAGCCCGTTCGGCATCTGGCGCAACCGCGCGACCGACCCGCTCGGCTCCGAGACGGGCGGCTCGCAGTCGTACGACCTGCAGTTCGCCGACACCCGCAAGTGGGTGCTCGAGGGCTGGCTCGACTACATCAACCCGCAGGTGTACTGGCAGATCGGGCTCGCGGTGGCCGACTACGCGAAGCTCGTGCCGTGGTGGGCCGACGTGGCCGCGGCATCCGGCACGCACCTCTACATCGGCGAGGCGCTGTACAAGGTGACCTCGGGCGTCTTCACCGACCCGGCCGAGCTGTCGAACCACCTCACGATGGACCGCGGCATCGACGCGGCCGGAACGCCCGTGCACGGCAACGTCTACTTCTCGGCCAAGCACGTGCCCGCCGACCCCCAGGGCTCCATGTCGCGGGTCGTCGCCGACCACTACGCGCATCCTGCGATCGTGCCGGCCATGGAGTGGCTGCCGGCCGCCGACGTGCGCACCCCGGTGCTCGCGCGGGTCGGGCGCACCGACGGCGGCGTCGAGCTGCAGTGGTCGGATGCCGCGCCGCCGAGCAGCCGTGCGACTTCGTTCGCCGTCTACCGCGTCGACGGCGCGGCCGACGCCATCGACGTCGAGGACGCCGCGAACCTCGTGGCGACCGTGCGGGGTCAGGCCGGCGTGGTGCAGGCCTGGACCGACGCGTCGGCCGAGGCCGGACGCGAGTACGCCTACGCGGTCACGGCCCTCGACCGGGTCTGGAACGAGAGCGCACCGAGCGCGGTGCGCGCCGTCGGCTGACCGGCGGAATCCCGATCGTGCGCTGGAATCCCGCACGTACGGGATTCCAACGGCGCAACGGGATTCCCGCGCGGTCGGGGCCGTCGGCGCGGCGCTGCGCGGCGTCGGCGCGTCGCGGCGCCGCGGTCAGCGACCCGGCTTCGACAGGAAGACCGAACGCGCCGGCGGCGGCGACGGCACCGCCGTGGCATCCGTCACCACCGGGGCGCCGGCGATGAACCGGCGGAGCTCGTCGCCGTCGACGAGCTTCGCCGGGGCCGGGTCGCTCGCGAGCCGACGCGGCAGGCCCGCGAACGGCAGCTCGTCGGCCGACGCGTACATCACGACGTTGCCGAACCGCCGGCCCTTCAGCATCGCCGTGTCGGCCGCGATGGCGACGTGCGCGAACACGTGCGCGAGCGTCGCCGCCTGCGAGCGGGCGAACGCGAGCCCGGCGCCGTCGGCGACGTTCACCGCGACGATGCCGCCCGGCGCGAGCCGCGGCACGAGCAGTCCGTAGAACTCCGCGCTCGTCACGTGCGCCGGGGTCCGTGCGCCCGAGAAGATGTCGACCACCGCGAGGTCGACCGCGCCGTCGAGCCCGGCGGGCAGCTTCTGCAGCACCTCGCGTGCGTCGCCGTGCCGGATGCGCACCTGCGCGCCGCGGGGGAGCGGCAGGTGCTCGCGCACGAACTCGACGAGGTCGCTCTCGAGTTCGACGACCTGCTGCCGGGAGCCGGGACGGGTCGCCGCGATGTAGCGGGGCAGCGTGAGCGCGCCGCCGCCGAGGTGCAGCGCCGTGACGGCCTCGCCCTCGGGGCGCACGAGGTCGGCGGCGTGGCCGATGCGCCGCACGTACTCGAAGCCGAGCCAGTCGGGCCGGTCGAGCTCGACGTGCGACTGCGGGGTGCCGTCGACGAAGAGGGTCCACGACCCGGGCGCGCTGCGCGACTCCTCGAGGCGGGCGACGTGGCCGCTCACGGCGAGGCGGCGTTCGAGGTCGGGCACGGATGCCACGCTACCCGCCCGGTGCCCGACCGGAAGCGCGAGCGGCATCCGCTCGAGTCCGTGCGCGACCGTCGCCGCTCAGCAGGCGCCCCAGAGCGCGGCGTCGAGCCGGTGCCCCGTGAGCACCTCGCCGGGGAACGGACCGCCCAGCGCCAGCCGGTCCTCGAGGCCGGGCGGCAGCCCGTCGGGCGCCGCGACGAGGATCGCGTTCCCCTCCTCCGCGCCCGAGAGCACGGTGGGGTCGCCCGCGACGAGCAGGTCGGCGCCGGGGTCGGCCCGTGCCAGCGCCCGGGTCTGCGCGCGCAGGCGGGCGAGTCCGGCGGCGTCGGCCACGTTCACGGCCAGCAGCCCACCGGCCGACAGCAGCGCGAGGCATCCGCCCATGAAGGCCGGTTCGTCGACGAAGGCCGGGGCGTCGAGCCCCGAGTAGAGGTCGACGACGACCGCGTCGAACGGGCGGGCGGCCGCGAGCGCCGAGAGCATGTCGCGGGCATCGGCGACGAGCACGGCGATGTCGGCGTCGGCGGGCAGCGGCAGCCGGTCGGCCACCAGGTCGACGAGCTCGGCGTCGTGCTCGATGACGACCTGCGTGGAGCCGGGCCGGGTCGCGGCGACGTAGCGGGGGAGGGTGAACGCGCCGCCGCCGAGGTGCAGCGCCCGGATGGGCTCGCCCGGCGTGCGCACCGCGTCGAGCACGTGGCCGATGCGGCGCACGTACTCGAAGAACAGGCGGGTCGGATCGTCGGGATCGACGTGCGACTGCGCGGTGCCGTCGACGAGCAGCGTCATCCCGGTGGGGGAGAACACGTCGGCCTCGAACTCGATGCGCGGTGGCGCCATGCCTGCATCGTGCCACGATCCGACGGCGATGCGCCGGGTGAGCAATCGTTGCTCATGCGCGCGGGCCGGGAATGCCCGACACTGGGACGCACGACACGACGAGGAGGCGGCATGGCCGAGGTCTACGAGCAGCTCGGCGGCCCCGACGGGGTGCGCACGGCCGTCACGGTGTTCTACAACCGCATCACCGCCGACGAGCAGCTGGGCCGCTGGTTCGAGGGCATCGACCTCGACCGCCTCAAGGCACACCAGCGTGCGTTCCTCACGGCCGCGTTCGGCGGACCGCAGGTCTTCTCGGGCCGGAGCCTGCGTGACGCGCACGCCGACCTCGCGATCACGGATGCCGCGTTCGACACGATGGTGTCGACCCTGCTCACGAGCCTCGCCGACCTCGGCGTGCCGAAGGAGGCCGTGACGGCGGTCGGCGAGCGGCTCGAGGGGGCGCGGGCGGAGGTCGTCACCGCCTGAGCGCGTGCAGGCCGCTCAGGCCCGCAGTTCGTGACGCCCGCGGATGCCGAGCTTCGCGTACGTCGACTGCAGGTGGTTGTTCACGGTGCGTGGCGAGAGGAAGAGGCGCGTCGCGATCTCGTTCGAGCTGAGCCCCTGCGCTGCGAGCGACGCGATCTCGCGCTCGCGCGGCGTGAGCGGCTCAGCACCGTCGGAGAACCGCAGCAGCGGCGTTCGTGCGCCCTCGCACGCGGCGGCGAGCGACGCCGCGCGCTGCAGGTCGGCGGTCGCCTCGCGTCCGTGGCCCGCCGCCCGAGCCGGCTGCCCGGCCGACGCGTACGCCTCGGCCGCGTAGAGCAGGTGCCCGATCGACTCCCACTCGGCACCCACCGCCCGCAGCCCGGCCGCGTCGGCGGCCGCCTCCGCCGTGGCGTGCGCGAGCCGACGGCGCACGGCCGGCGAATCGGATGCCGCAGCGAGCCGCGCCAGTCGCTCCGCCGCCGTGCGTGCGTGGGCGCGCGATCCGAACCGCACGAGGTGGTGCAGCAGGCCCGCCGCCACGCTCACGGCGCCGCGCTGCTCGATCACGTCGACGCGCGCGAGGATCGTGGCGGCCGCGGCATCCGGGCGCCCCTCGCCCACGGCGATCCAGGCGTCGGCGAGCGCGGTGACCGAGTTGTCCTCGTCGAGACCCTCGATGACCTGCGCGCGCAGCTCGCGTGCTCGCGCGACGTCGCCCTGCTCGGCCGCGACGATCGCGAGGAAGCAGCGCGCGAACTCGCGCAGCGACTTCGGCCCGTGCAGCTCGGCGCCGCCGACCGTGTCGCGGAACCATCGCGCGGCCGCGTCGAGGCGTCCGAGCTGCCAGAGGATGCGGCCCATCATGAACTCGTCGAGCCGCGCCGTGAGGGCGTCGTCGTGCCGGATCGCGTCGTGCAGCGACTCGATGACCGTCGCCCGGGCGTCGTCGAGCCGGTCGGCCGCGATGAGCACGTGCGCGAGCGCGAGCTCGGCGCGCCGAGGCACGAGGACCGACTGGTCGCCCTTCGCGAAGCGCACGGCGCGCTCGGCCGCCGCGATCGCCTCGGCGTCGCGTCCGAGCGTCACGAGCGGCATCGCACGCGACAGGTCGAGCACGGCCTGCTCGAACGTGCTGTCGCCCGCGACCGCTGCCGCGGACTCGACGTGGGCGAGCGCGTCGTGCGCGTACTCGAGGTTGACGAGGAGCACCGCCTTGCTGAGCGCGATCGTCGCCGACTGCCCGGGGAGCGCGTCCTCGAGCGACTCGAGCAGCTCGAGTCCGCGGGCGCTGCCGAGCGGGTCGCCGCCGAACACGTCGGCGCGGGCCGCGCCGATCGCGGCCAGCAGCTCCGGCGGATCGCCGTCGGCCACCGCCCGCTCCTCGGCGCGCGCGAGCACGGCGAGCGCGTCCTCGGCCCGGCCGAGCGACCAGAGCAGCTCGCCGTGCAGCAGGAGGGCCGCCGCGTCGTCGGCACCGGCGGCCACGGCCGCCGCGGCGAGGCGCTCTGCGGTGCGGCGATCGTGGGCCAGCCGGGCGAGCGACGCCGAACGGGCGAGCACGCCGGCGTCGGACGGACGGCCGGCGTCGAGCCGCCAGATCGCCACCCGGAGCTCGTCGGCCGGCGTCATCGGCCGGGCGGCGATGAGGTCGGCCTGCTCGAGGAGGAGCGAGACGGAACGGAGCCGCGGAATGCTGTCGCGCACGGCAGCGGCGTAGTGCGGGTGCGCCAGTCCCACCCGCATCCGCGCACCGGACTCGTCGACGCGGATGAGGCCGCGCATCTCGAGCCGGGCGAGCGCCTCGGGCGCACCCGGCCGGCCGAACTCGTCGAACGCCAGCGGCTCGCAGAGGGCGAGGCGCTCGACCGTGTCGCGCTCGTCGTCGCCGAGCACGCGCAGCCGGGCGCGGATGAGGTCGCGGAGGGCGGGCGTGCCGACGGGCTCGCCGACGAGCTGCCAGAGTCCGTGGGCCGAGACGAGGGAACCGGCGTCGGCCGCACCGATCGCGAGCTCGCGGAGGAAGAGGGGATTGCCATGCGAGACCGCGTGCAGCTCGACGGCGTCGCGATGCGCGATCGGCCCCCCGAGCACGCGCGTGAGCAGTTCGCTGACCTCGTCGACGTCGAGCGGCGCGATGTCGAGGCGCACCGCGTCGCCGGCGGCGGCGACTGGGAGGAGCCCCTCGGGCACCGGATCGGACTCGCGCACGGTGCCGATGAGGCGCAGCACGCCCGACTCCACGAGCTGGGCGATGAGCGCGACCGAGACCGAGTCGACCGCGGAGACGTCGTCGACCGCGAGGATGGTGCGCCGTCCGGCCGCGACCTCGCGAACGGCGGCGCTCGCCGCGGCGTAGAGCGCGATCGGGTCGCCCGCCGCCGTCACCATCGCGACCGGGTCTCCTGCGAGCACCGGCGCGAGGGCGCCGAGGGGCACCGCGCTGAGGGCCGTGTTGCCGCTCGCCGTGAGCACGCACCAGTCGTCGTCGCCGAGGCGCTCGGTCACAGCCTGCATCACGCGGGTCTTGCCGATGCCCGAGGGGCCGTAGAGCAGCACCGTCCGTGCCGTGGCCGCGAGCGCGGCGACGCCGCGACCGACGAGCGAGTCCCGGCCGACCAGCGGCCACGCCTCGTCCAGCCCGCGCGGCGCGCCCCCCGACTCACCAGGTTCCACCGACACCCTCACCCTCGGTTCCCGGCGACGCCGGTGGACTCACTGTACGACCTCGCCCCTCGCCGGAGCAGGGCGCCGCTGTCCCCCGAACAGGTGGCCCAGGTGAGCAACGGAGGCACCTCCCTGAGCAATCGCCGCCGCCGCATGAGCAACGGATGCCGCGACGTGAGCAACCACCTCCTGATGCGAATGAGCAGCACCTGCCCATCCGCGAGCGCACGCCGCCCGGCGAAGCTGATCTGCGGCAGCCACCGCTGCCCTGCGAGGCCGGAGCCCCGCAGCCCACGACCAGCAGGAGCGACCGAGATGCGACCCACCACCCACGTGCCCGAGTCGGCCAGCGTCGGGCGTCGGACGCTCACGTCGCGGCTCGCGGCCCTCGGCCTCGCCGGGGCGCTCGCGACCACCGTGGCGCTCGTCGCGGCGCCGGCCGGCGTCTCGGCGAGCGATCGCGGACCCTCCGGCGAGGCGCGGGTCGCGGCATCCGACCGGCTCGTCGAGCTCGAGGCCTACGTCGAGCGCACGGTCGCCGAGTACGACGTCGCACCGGCGCAGGCGCCGGTCGTCGCATCCGCCACCCGGCTCGCCCTCGCCGCGGACCGGCACTGACCCACCACCACACGAAACCGATGCCGGGCGATCCCCGGCTCGCACCCTCGAGGAGCAGATGATGAACATGTTCAAGCAGTTCGGCGACATGGCCAAGATGGTCCAGGCCGCGCCCGGCCTCATCGACCAGGCCAACGCCCTCGCCGCCCAGTCCGAGGCGTACCGCGCCCGGATGGACGCGCAGGCGGTGCACGCGATGACCGCGCAACCGGCGCCCGGCAACCTCGAGCCCATCGCGGGCGTCGACCTCGACCGGTACGCGCGCATCGTCAAGGGCATCGCCGCCTACCAGTACGACGAGGCCAAGCTTCCCGTCGTGGCCGGCATGTTCGGCGTCGACCCGGCTTCGTGGGCCGAGGCGCAGGCGGGCTGGGGCGCGCGCATCCAAGCCGACCGCGGCGTCGGCCGCACGTTCAACGAGATCTACGCGGTGGTGTGAGATGGGCTTCCTGAAGGATCTCACGACGCTCACCCGCCAGGCGAACGCGGCATACGACCGGATGGACGTCGGCGCCTCCATGGCCGCCGCGAGCCGTTCGATGGAGGATGCGAGCCGCGTCCTCGCGGCGACCACGCCGCAGCCCGAGGAGGCGGCGTTCGAGGCCGTGCGCCTGCGCGCCACGGCGAACGTCGTCGACGCGCGGCAGCTGCCCATGGTCATCGGCATGAACGTCGTGGTCGAGCTCGACCTCGTCGTGGCGATGCCGAACGGATTCCCGCTGCCCGTGACGCGCACCGAGCAGGTCGCCCCGCTGCACCTCGCCCGAGTGACGCCCGGCTCCACGGTCGACGTGAGCATGGTGCCCGGCCGGCCGGACACCGTGCGGATCGAGTGGGGCGCCTGAGCACGCCGTCGCACATCCACGCACAGTTGACGCCCCGCCGGCACCCTCACCGGCGGGGCGTCGTGGCGTCGACGGGCGTCCGGCGCAGGTGCGTCGGGCGGGAATCAGCGGGCGCGTCGCGGGGTTATACCGGACATCGGCGGACCAGTCAAGATTTCAACTGGACATGGCGCGTCGCATGACATATAGTTGTTCTTTGCGCTCCCAGACCTACCCTGCCTTCATATTGCGGTCGGCTTTCGCGTGCCGGGGTTCATGACCTCAGGCAATCGCGACACGTCTCGGGGGTCCTACTCTCCGCTACCGACAGTGAACCGGCCCGACGGGGCCGATGGAGGTTAATTCACTTGGCTGCTGCGCGCAACGCAACCACGCCCACCCCCAAGAACGGACGCGGTGCAAGCCGCCTCTCGTTCGCAAAGGTCACCGACACCCTCACGGTACCCGACCTGCTCGCCCTCCAGACCGAGAGCTTCGACTGGCTCGTCGGCAACGACGCGTGGAAGGCGCGCGTCGAGGCAGCGGTCGAGGCGGGCCGTCAGGACCTGCCCGAGGCCACCGGCCTCGAGGAGATCTTCGAGGAGATCTCCCCCATCGAGGACCTCGGCGAGACCATGCAGCTCTCGTTCACGAACCCCGAGCTCGAGCCGCCGAAGTACACGATCGACGAGTGCAAGGAGAAGGGCAAGACCTACTCCGCCCCGCTCTACGTGAACGCCGAGTTCATGAACCACCTCACGGGCGAGATCAAGACCCAGACGGTGTTCATGGGCGACTTCCCGCTCATGACCCCCAAGGGCACGTTCGTCATCAACGGCACCGAGCGCGTCGTCGTCTCGCAGCTCGTCCGTTCGCCCGGCGTCTACTTCGAGCGCACCCCCGACAAGACGTCCGACAAGGACATCTACTCGGCGCGCGTGATCCCGAGCCGCGGCGCGTGGCTCGAGTTCGAGGTCGACAAGCGCGACCAGGTCGGCGTCCGCATCGACCGCAAGCGCAAGCAGTCGGTCACGGTGTTCCTGAAGGCGCTCGGCCTCACCTCCGAGGAGATCCTCGAGGAGTTCGCCGGCTACGAGTCCATCGCGCTCACCCTGGAGAAGGACAACATCCTCACCAAGGAGGAGGCGCTCAAGGACATCTACCGCAAGCTGCGTCCGGGCGAGCAGGTCGCCGCCGAGGCCGCGCGTGCGCTGCTCGACAACTTCTACTTCAACCCGAAGCGCTACGACCTCGCCAAGGTCGGCCGGTACAAGATCAACCAGAAGCTCGGCCTCGAGGCCCCGCTGACGGACTCGGTGCTCACGGTGCAGGACATCGTCGCCACGATCAAGTACCTCGTCGCCCTGCACGAGGACCGCGCCACGCTGCC is a genomic window containing:
- a CDS encoding PQQ-dependent sugar dehydrogenase, encoding MPNAVRTRRRGRRSGARSAAAAASVALVAVAVLVACVGAPERSPLPSTPPGTPASPTASEPPTPSGPPPVLLPSGGVEVVAQGLQAPWSILRLPGGGVLVSERDTANIVEVLGDGSLRVAATVPGVVPGGEGGLMGLALRPTDGDDDGPAYVYAYFTAASDNRIVRMPLTGAPGSLGLGAPEDVLTGIPKAGNHDGGRIAFGPDGFLYATAGDAGNRDAAQDPGSLSGKILRMTPEGQAAPGNPFGNLTWSYGHRNPQGIAWDANGDLWAAEFGQNTWDELNRIEPGANYGWPVVEGRAGDSRFVDPVQQWSTSEASPSGLAIVGDTLFLAALRGQRLWTIAPATAGGALTATPWFTGELGRLRDVTAGPDGELWFISNNTDGRGSPSDGDDRLYRVRLAPAG
- a CDS encoding LamB/YcsF family protein — protein: MTPGIDLNSDLGESFGAWRVGDDEAMFAIVSSANVACGYHAGDALTMAESAGRAVRHGVALGAHPGYRDLVGFGRRALDTSPAEIAAELLVQLGALDGVARGAGTRVRYVKAHGALYHRLSADERAAHAFAEAVARYDPTLPVLGPPYSRLERAADAAGLRFAREAFVDRGYVADGSLVPRGEPGAVVDDPAAAADRALELAETGGLTADDGSRVELSPDSLCLHGDTPGAVAMARAVRDALQGAGVEIRSFA
- a CDS encoding 5-oxoprolinase subunit B family protein, with translation MSRRLLPSGDAALLVECDSLEEVLALHDALAADPRLGVVELVPAARTILVAVDPTRLPLESAATWVRRIPAEAGSRVAGAAADPVVIPVTYDGEDLSVTATLLAVSPEALVAAHTAAEWRVAFVGFAPGFGYLVSDDWPFEVPRLDAPRPRVPAGSVAVAGAFGGVYPRQSPGGWRLIGRTDATLWDPEADEPALLAPGRRVRFEAIGSA
- a CDS encoding biotin-dependent carboxyltransferase family protein; translation: MTGLRVEHPGASALVEDLGRPGLAHLGVPASGALDRGALTLGNRLVGNPDGAAALEVLVGGLRARFEGEAWFAVTGAWGPVTLDGRPVAPYAAARARDGAVLELGTAARGIRYVLAVRGGLDVPPVLGSRSRDTLAAIGPEPVVAGQVLAIGPEPAASVPVIDQDVAFPPPQDAVRLSLLPGPRADWFTDAARAALFERPWRVSEQADRIGVRLVGPALERQRPGELASEATVPGSMQVAGDGQPTILLADRPVTGGYPVIAILDPGSLDAMAQVRPGQEVRFRHAHRS
- a CDS encoding glycoside hydrolase family 10 protein, whose protein sequence is MTHSQSTPADQPAAALGRRGFLTLAVAGVAASAFTVTIGGLAPAPAHANAFGATAGATAAAVAPRKRELRAMWISSVVNIDWPSRTGLSADAQRAEFLHWLDVAEQFRLNAVFVQVRPTADAFWPSPLEPWSQYLTGVQGQDPGYDPLAFIVEEAHARNLELHAWYNPYRVSMQADPAQLVPEHPARVHPEWVWAYGGKLYFDPGLPEVQEHIQQAILHSVEHYDLDGVHFDDYFYPYPVAGQVIPDAATYAAHGAGFADVADWRRHNVDTFVRSISERIKALKPWVKFGISPFGIWRNRATDPLGSETGGSQSYDLQFADTRKWVLEGWLDYINPQVYWQIGLAVADYAKLVPWWADVAAASGTHLYIGEALYKVTSGVFTDPAELSNHLTMDRGIDAAGTPVHGNVYFSAKHVPADPQGSMSRVVADHYAHPAIVPAMEWLPAADVRTPVLARVGRTDGGVELQWSDAAPPSSRATSFAVYRVDGAADAIDVEDAANLVATVRGQAGVVQAWTDASAEAGREYAYAVTALDRVWNESAPSAVRAVG
- a CDS encoding spermidine synthase → MPDLERRLAVSGHVARLEESRSAPGSWTLFVDGTPQSHVELDRPDWLGFEYVRRIGHAADLVRPEGEAVTALHLGGGALTLPRYIAATRPGSRQQVVELESDLVEFVREHLPLPRGAQVRIRHGDAREVLQKLPAGLDGAVDLAVVDIFSGARTPAHVTSAEFYGLLVPRLAPGGIVAVNVADGAGLAFARSQAATLAHVFAHVAIAADTAMLKGRRFGNVVMYASADELPFAGLPRRLASDPAPAKLVDGDELRRFIAGAPVVTDATAVPSPPPARSVFLSKPGR
- a CDS encoding spermidine synthase; translation: MAPPRIEFEADVFSPTGMTLLVDGTAQSHVDPDDPTRLFFEYVRRIGHVLDAVRTPGEPIRALHLGGGAFTLPRYVAATRPGSTQVVIEHDAELVDLVADRLPLPADADIAVLVADARDMLSALAAARPFDAVVVDLYSGLDAPAFVDEPAFMGGCLALLSAGGLLAVNVADAAGLARLRAQTRALARADPGADLLVAGDPTVLSGAEEGNAILVAAPDGLPPGLEDRLALGGPFPGEVLTGHRLDAALWGAC
- a CDS encoding group I truncated hemoglobin → MAEVYEQLGGPDGVRTAVTVFYNRITADEQLGRWFEGIDLDRLKAHQRAFLTAAFGGPQVFSGRSLRDAHADLAITDAAFDTMVSTLLTSLADLGVPKEAVTAVGERLEGARAEVVTA